The Pseudomonas sp. MH9.2 genomic interval GGAACGATTTTGCCCAGGAAATGATCACGTTGCGCCGAAAAAATGGTGATTATCAATCGGCTATTGCCGCCGGTCGAGGCAAGCGTCTGACCGACGAAATTCGCAGCGAATATGATCAGATCGTGGCGATCGAGCAGCAACTGCGCATCACTCGCAACGAAGACGTCACGCACACCACGATTCTCACAGTGACCTTGTATTTGATTTTTGTGGTGCTGATCAGCGGCTTCCTGGCCTACATAGGCCGGCGCGATATGTTTGCGTTATCAAAAAGTTACCTTGAGAACCTGAAGCTGCAAGAGAATAACGCTCAGCGCTTGCAACACGTGGCGTGGCTGCGCAACGGGCAAAGCGAGCTGGCAGAACAAGTGTTGGGGCAGCTGACATTGAACGTGCTGGGCCGCAATGTGTTGCAGTTTTTTGCCCAATACCTGGGCTCTGTCGTGGCCGCGATGTATGTCCGTCAGGAACATGGTGGCTTCACGCGTGTGGCATCTTACGGGTTTTCCCGCGAGCAGGAACAGCACGAGCAGTCGATCTACGGCGGCGAGGGCGTTATCGGTCAGGCTGCGCTGCAAGACAAGATCATCACCCTGGACGATGTGCCGGGTGATTACTTCAAAGTCAGCTCGGGTCTGGGCGATGGTTCGCCGCGTAGTGTCCTGATCGTGCCAACCAGCAATGACGACCAGGTCAATGGCGTGATCGAGTTGGGTTTTTTGCGGGCCTTGACCGAACGCGATGTCGAGTTTCTCGAGGTGATTTCCGACAACATCGGCACCTCGATTGAAGCGGCACGTTACCGCCAGCGCTTGCAGGACGTACTCGCCGGAACCCAGCAGCTCAATGAAGAACTGCAGGTGCAGCAGGAAGAGCTTAAAGCCGCTAACGAAGAGCTTGAACAACAGTCACACATCCTCAAGGAGTCTCAGTCCCATCTGGAAACCCAGCAGGCAGCTCTTGAGCAAACCAATGAGCAGTTAGCCGAACAGGGCCAAGCCCTGGCCGATCAGCGTGATGCGTTGGACCGCAACAACGAAGAGTTGAATATTGCGCAGGTTGAACTTGAAGCAAGAGCTGAAGAGCTGCAACGCTCCAGCAAATACAAGTCTGAATTCCTTGCCAATATGTCTCATGAGTTGCGAACGCCGCTTAACAGCTCACTGATTCTGGCGAAACTGCTGGCGGAAAACCCGACAGAGAACCTGACGGCCGAGCAGGTCAAATTCGCCGAGTCTATCTATTCGGCAGGCAACGATCTGCTGAACTTGATCAACGACATTCTCGACATCTCCAAGGTCGAAGCCGGCAAGCTCGACATGCGCCCGGAAACTACCAGTGTGGCGCGGTTGGTCGAAGGCCTGCGGGGTATGTTTCAACCCATGGCCGCAGACAAGAAACTCGACTTTCAAGTCGAATTACAGGCGGGCGCGCCAACGCTGCTGTTTACTGATCGCCAGCGCCTGGAGCAAGTACTGAAAAACCTGTTGTCCAACGCGATCAAGTTCACTGAGCGCGGCAGTGTCAGTTTGACCGTATCGCGGCAGCCGGGCGAGGGCATTACCTTCACCGTGCGCGACACTGGCATCGGCATCGCCGAAGAGCATCAGGAAAGCATTTTCGAGGCATTCCGCCAAGCCGACGGCACCACCAATCGGCGTTACGGTGGCACCGGCCTTGGGCTGTCGATTTCCCGCGATCTGGCCAAATTGCTGGGTGGCTCGATCTCCGTCACCAGTGCGCCAGAGCAGGGCAGCATTTTCACCTTGGTGGTGCCTGAGCAATACGTTGAGCAGGTCCAACTCGAATATGGCGAACAGCCGGTAGCGGTCGCAGCACCTGTCATGGTGATGCCACCGGTCATCCCCGTTGTAGTGAAGGTTCCGACACTGCCAGCTATTCCAGACTTTGCCGATGATCGCGACAAGGCACCGTTCAGTACCCGCTGCATGCTGGTGATCGAGGATGAGGTCAGTTTCGCGCAGATTCTTTACGATCTGGCTCACGAATTGGGTTATCAATGCCTGGTGGCCCATGCCGCTGACGAAGGGTTCAACCTGGCGGCACAGTTCATACCTGACGCGATCCTGCTGGACATGCGTCTACCGGATCACTCGGGTCTGACCGTGCTACAGCGCTTGAAAGAACTGGCGCCGACCCGACATATTCCGGTCCACGTGATCTCTGTAGAGGATCGCCAGGAAGCCGCGATGCACATGGGGGCCATCGGTTATGCAGTCAAGCCGACCACCCGTGAAGAATTGAAGGATGTTTTCGCCAAGCTCGAGGCCAAGCTGACCCAGAAGGTCAAGCGCATCCTGCTGGTGGAAGACGACGCCCTGCAACGCGACAGTATCGCGCGATTGATTGGCGACGATGACATCGAGATAACCGCCGTCGGGTTCGCTCAGGATGCGTTGGATCTGCTGCGGGATAACGTCTACGACTGCATGATCATCGACCTGAAACTGCCTGACATGCTTGGCAACGACCTGCTCAAGCGCATGTCCACCGACGACATCTGCTCGTTTCCGCCCGTGATCGTCTACACCGGGCGCAATCTGACCCGGGATGAAGAAGCCGAGCTGCTCAAGTATTCCCGCTCGATCATCATCAAAGGTGCGCGTTCGCCCGAGCGTTTGCTGGATGAGGTGACGCTGTTCCTGCACAAAGTCGAATCGAAACTGTCCAGCGAACGCCAGAAAATGCTCAGGACCGCCCGCAGTCGAGACAAGGTGTTTGAGGGCCGTAAAATCCTGGTGGTCGATGATGACGTGCGTAACATCTTCGCGCTGACCAGTGCCCTGGAGCACAAAGGCGCGGTCGTTGAAATCGCTCGTAATGGTCGAGAGGCCATCAACAAGCTTAATGATGTCGACGACATCGACCTGGTGTTGATGGATGTGATGATGCCCGAGATGGACGGCTACGAAGCGACCGTGGAAATTCGCAAGGATCCACGCTGGCGCAAGCTGCCGATTATCGCGGTGACGGCCAAAGCCATGAGAGACGATCAGGAGCGCTGCCTGCAGGCGGGCTCCAATGATTACCTGGCCAAGCCCATTGACCTTGACCGTTTGTTTTCGTTGATTCGCGTATGGCTGCCAAAAATGGAACGGTTCTGATTCATTGAACGTATCAGGCATTGAAGCCACTAAGTTGACTCCTGGAACCGAGTATCTGGATTTGTGCCATGTCGCTTGAGCGAAACACCGAAATTGAATTGCGTCTGTTAATGGAGGCGATTTACCTCAAATACAGTTACGACTTTCGTGATTACTCTGGAGCCTCGGTCAAGCGTCGGGTCAATCATGCGTTGCGCCAGTTCGATTGCAAGACCATCTCGGCGTTGCAGGAGCGCGTGCTACATGACCCATTAGCGTTCATGCAGCTCTTGCAGTTCCTGACTATCCCGGTCAGCGAAATGTTTCGCGATCCTGGGCATTTCCTGGCGATTCGTCAGGAGGTAGTGCCGCTGCTCAAAACATACCCTTCGATCAAGATCTGGATCGCCGGTTGCAGTACAGGGGAGGAGGTCTACTCCATGGCGATCCTGTTGCGCGAGGAGGGTCTGCTTGATCGAACCATCATCTACGCGACTGACATTAACCCCAGTTCGCTGGAGAAGGCGAAGATGGGCATATTCTCCCTGGAGAATATTCGTGCGTACACCGAGAACTATCAACGGGCGGGCGGGCAGCGGGCGTTTTCCGACTATTACACGGCGGCGTATGACCACGCTATTTTCGATAAGACCCTGCGCGAGAACGTCACGTTCGCCGATCACAGCCTGGCAACTGATAGTGTGTTTTCAGAAACCCAGTTAATTTCATGCCGTAACGTACTGATTTATTTTAATAAGAAACTTCAAGATCGGGCATTTGGGCTGTTTCACGATTCGCTCTGCCATCGGGGCTTTCTGGTACTGGGCAGCAAGGAAACACTCGATTTTTCCGCCTATAGCAAAAATTTTGAAACATTCGTCAAACAGGAGCGGATCTACCGTAAGTCATGAATACGACTGAACAATACCGCCACTTGCCCATTCGCGCGCTGCCTCTTGTCGATGCCATTGTCATCGGGGCGTCGGCTGGCGGCGTGGATGCCTTGATGAAGATTTTCTCTGCGTTGACGCCAGGCTTTGCTTTGCCAATTATCACGGTCTTGCATTTACTTGATGAGCGCCGCAGTCATTTGGCTGAAATTTTTCAGCGGCGCCTGCCTATCACGGTCAAAGAAGTCGATGACAAAGAGATAATTGTTCCTGGCACGTTGTATTTCGCCGCTCCCGGCTATCACGTGTCTGTGGAAGAAGATTTCAGCCTGTCACTGAGCCGGGAAGAGCGCATCTACCATTCACGTCCCAGCATCGACATCCTTTTTGAGTCGGCCGCTGATGCCTATGGACCTCGGCTGGCCGGGGTGTTACTGACCGGGGCCAATCAGGACGGTGCTCGAGGATTGGCTATGATCAAGCATCACGGCGGATTCACTGTGGTTCAAGATCCCCGGCTGGCTCATGCACCCACCATGCCCGAAGCAGCGTTGGCGTTACATATGCCGAATCATATCCTGCCGTTGCACGACATTGGCCAATTGCTAATCGAGCTGGAAAGAACCGCATGCTAAGTGAAATCCAAGCCAACCTGCTGATCGTCGATGATCTACCGGAAAACCTGCTAGCGCTTGAGGCATTGATCAAGCGTGAAGGCCGCACGGTCTTTAAAGCCCTGTCTGCTGATGAGGCACTTTCGCTGTTGCTGCAGCATGAGTTCGCTCTGGCCATTCTCGATGTGCAAATGCCAGGAATGAACGGCTTCGAACTGGCTGAGCTGATGCGCAGTACCGAGAGAACCAAAAATATTCCTATCGTGTTTGTCAGTGCCGCCGGTCGTGAGTTGAATTACGCATTCAAGGGCTACGAAAGTGGCGCGGTGGACTTTCTGCACAAACCGCTGGATATCCATGCGGTGAAGAGCAAGGTCAATGTATTTGTCGACCTTTATCGTCAACGCAAGGCGATGAAGCAGCAGGTCGAAGCCCTTGAACAGAGCCGCCACGAGCAGGAAGCTTTGCTTAAGCAGCTTCAGTCCACCCAGAACGAGCTTGAGCATGCAGTGCGCATGCGCGATGACTTCATGTCGGTTGTTTCTCACGAAGTGCGCACCCCGCTTAACGGGCTTATCCTGGAAACCCAGCTGCGCAAACTGCACTTGACCAAGGGCAACGTTGCTGCGTTTACCCTGGACAAACTGAGCGCCATGGTCGATCGCGATGAGCGGCAAATCAAGAGTTTGATTCGTTTGATCGAGGATATGCTGGATGTCTCACGCATTCGTACCGGTAAGCTGTCGATTCGTCCCAGTCGTTTCGATCTGGTGCAACTGGTCAGCAACCTTCTGGAGAGCTTCTCCGCGCAGATATCGAACGCTGAGTCGACGTTGTCTTTTACGGGCGAAGGGCCGGTCATAGGGACCTGGGATGAGTTTCGTATCGAGCAGGTGGTTGTGAACCTGCTGACCAACGCACTGCGCTATGGCTCTCATAACCCGATCGACGTGCGGGTGTATTGCGAAGGCGGGCAGGCGCGGGTGGATGTGCTTGATCACGGTATTGGTGTCAGCGAAGAAAACCAAAAACGAATTTTTCAGCAGTTTGAGCGGGTATCGGCCAATCATGTCATCGCCGGATTGGGCCTGGGTTTGTTTATTTCCGAGCAGATCGTCGCCGCCCATGGTGGGTCGATCAGCGTAGATAGCGAGGAGGGTAAGGGATCGTTGTTCAGGGTGAGCCTGCCGCTTTAAAAGCTGTTGGCAATTATCCGACGTACAGCGCAACCTACGCCGCGCGCCATGGTCGTAGTGGCAGCTATTTAGAGATATAAGGCACCCCATGAGCTCTGATGCAGAAGATGTCGTACTCATCGTCGAAGACGAACCGCTGATCCTGATGTTGCTCGCCGATTATCTATCGGGCGAGGGCTACCGGGTATTGAAAGCCGAAAATGGCGAACAGGCGTTTGAGATACTGGCGACCAAACCTCACCTGGATTTGATGATCACTGATTACCGCCTGCCGGGTGGTGTATCGGGGGTGATGATTGCTGACCCCGCGGTGAAGCTGCGACCTGAATTAAAGGTGATTTTCATCAGCGGCTACCCCGCCGAAATCCTGGAGTCCGGCAGCCCCATCGCTCTCAAGGCGCCAATCCTGGCCAAGCCGTTCACGATGGACAACCTGCATACGCAGATTAAAAAACTGCTGGCGTGATTGAGTGGTTGTGATGCTGGTATACCCAATTTCATTACGCCTCAACGGCCTCTTTGCGCGCTCGGACACCCATCCCGAAATACTCTAGTGTCTTCATCCTGCAGCATCGGATTGCTTTCTCCTGAACGATGTGGCGCTCCGCGCAGTACGCCTTGATCCTGGTGATTCGAACGGTCTGACTTCGCGCCGCCGAATGGGTTTTTGTCCTGCAAATGGCATAACCGCAGCCTTACGGCTGGTAACGCGTGCTTGTTATAGTCTGAGCACCATTACAACCAAAAAATGTGAGTATTTTCGAAGATGACAACCGTGTCCGATTACCAGGCTTTCCACGTCGAACTGACCGATAACATCGCTCACGTGCAGATTAATCGGCCGGAAAAGGTCAATTCAATGAACGCCGCGTTCTGGAGCGAAATCATTGATATTTTCCAGTGGATCGATGAAACGGATGAAGTGCGCGTCGTGGTCCTGAGTGGCGCTGGCAAACACTTCTCCTCGGGTATCGACTTGATGATGCTGGCATCGGTTGCCACTGAACTGGGCAAAGATGCGGGGCGAAATGCACGCTTGCTACGGCGCAAAATTCTGCAGCTTCAGGCCTCGTTCAATGCCGTGGACAGCTGTCGCAAACCGGTATTGGCGGCAGTTCAGGGATACTGCCTGGGCGGTGCCATCGATTTGATTGCAGCGTGTGATATGCGTTACGCCGCTGAAGATGCACAATTCTCGATCAAGGAAATCGACATGGGCATGGCGGCGGATGTGGGTACTTTGCAGCGCCTGCCGCGTATCATCGGCGACGGTATGCTGCGCGAACTGGCCTACACCGGGCGTACCATGGGTGCAGAAGAAGCGCGCAGCATCGGCCTGGTCAATCGCACGTTCGTCGACACGCAGAGCCTGCTTGACGGCGTGATGGCCATTGCTGGTGAAATTGCCAGTAAGTCGCCGATCGCTATTGCCGGGACCAAGGAAATGATCAGCTACATGCGTGACCATCGGATTGATGACGGCCTTGAATACGTCGCCACGTGGAACGCGGCAATGCTGCAATCAGCGGACCTTCGGTTGGCCATGGCCGCGCATATGAGCAAACAAAAAGCTGTCTTCGATAACTAAAGCATTCAATCATGAAGGCCGACTGGAACACTGAGCTGCAAGCGATCACCCAGACGTGCGCAAGCAGAGGAGATTATTCATGACACGCCCAAGGCGCTGGACAACGGCCGTACTGGATATCCAGGTCAGCGGCGGTTGGGCTGTGGTTCACAGTACCCAGGGATTTCTGCTCGACGGCAACGGCGTGATGTTCCCAAGGGAATGGCTCAAGCGTCAGGACTTGCCGTTGCTCAGCGAACACGGCATCGGCCATTTCGATGGTGAGCCGGTCTACCTGCTGGTGCTCAAACATCCGGTGGACGTCGAGGGTTGTACCTGGCAAGGCCTGCGTCAGTTCATGCTGGAAGGAGACTTCGACGTTTACAGAAAACTCGGCTATGCCGCACAGATAGGCACATGGGCGCGGGAGCATCGGTTCTGTGGCAGCTGTGGCCAAGCGATGCAGCAAGTGCCGGGTGAGCGTGCCATGTACTGCGAACACTGTGATTTGCGCCATTACCCGCGTATTTCGCCGAGCATGATCGTGCTGATCACTCGTGGCGATGAAATCCTGTTGGCACGCTCGCCGCGTTTTGTGCCGGGCGTCTACAGCACCCTGGCGGGGTTCGCTGAGCCTGGGGAGTCTGCGGAGGATTGCGTACGCCGCGAAGTGATGGAAGAGGTGCAGTTGGAGGTCAAGAACATCCAGTACATGGGCAGTCAGTGTTGGCCGTTCCCGCACTCGATGATGCTGGGCTTCCATGCCGAGTACGCGGGAGGCGAAATCGTTCCCCAACTGGATGAGATCGAAGATGCGCGCTGGTTCGACATCAATGATCTGCCGCCGTTACCGGCCCACCGCTCCATCGCGCGCTACTTGATCGATCTGTATCTGGCCAGGCGTTCAGGCGCCGCTGAACCAGTGTTGCCAGGCTAGGCGCACAGTCAGTCCCAGCACCACGATAATGAACACCGGGCGGATAAATTTTGCGCCGCCCTGAATCGCGGTACGAGCGCCAAAGAAGGCCCCGATCATCAGCGACGAACCCATGCTCAGGCCGATCAGCCAGTCTACCTGGCCAGAGAAGATGAACACTGACAGCGCCGCAGCATTGCTGACGAAGTTCATGCTGCGCGCCACACCGCTGGCCTTCACCAGATCCAGAGGGTAGAGCAGCAGACTGCTGACGGTCCAGAATGCACCCGTGCCCGGCCCGGCGACACCGTCATAAAATCCTAATCCCAGGCCTTGCGGCAGTTGCCACTTCTTCTTGATGGGCGCGTCGCTGTCCAGCGGTGCCTTGGGTGTGCCACCGAACAATAGGTAAAGGCCGCAACCGAACACAATCACCGGGAGCATCTGGTTGATCCACTCAGCGGGCAGGTAATGCGCAACCACCGCACCAATCGATGCCCCGACTGCCGTGCCAATCAACGCGTGAATCCATTGCTTGGGGTCGAACAGCTTGCGTCGGAAAAAGGTGTAGCTGGCCATCGCCGAACCGAAGGTCGAACTGAGTTTGTTGGTGCCAAGGACCAGATGCGGTGGGAGACCGGCAGTCATCAGGGCAGGGGTGGTCAACAAGCCACCACCACCGGCGATCGCATCAATGAACCCTGCGACAAAAGCAACGACTGCAAGAATGGCGAGGGTGGTCAGGTCAACACTGAGTTCAAAAGGCATGCGAGGGATCGACTTATACGGCTTGGGCAGAATGGCTGCTCCAGAAGGCGACCATTTTACGCATAACGGGTGATAAATCGATGTATCGGTTCGACCGCGCCAAGCCATTCGCGAATAAATTCGTTCCCACACAACGTGCAGGAAAAGCGCTTACAGCTCATCAATCCTGACCCAACGCTGCTCTGCCGCCGCCAGGCGAATAGCTGCGGCTAAACGTTCTACTTGCCAAGCCTCTTCGAAATCAGGCCCTTCATTGCCATGACCGCAGACCGCCTGAATCAATGCATGCACTTCCAGCGTCTTGAGTTCGTTGTACCCCAACTGATGCCCAGGTGCGGGACAGAAGACTGCATAACCGGGCAGTGTTGGTCCTGCGAGTATCCGCTGAAACCCGTCTTGCCCTGGGCGGTAAACCTGCAGCTCATTGAGTCGCTCCTGATCAAACGCAAGGGTGCCCCGTGTGCCGCTGATCTCGAAACTCAGGTGGTTTTTGTAGCCGTGCTTGAGCCAGCTGCTGCTGAACGTGCCGCGAGCGCCGTTGGCGAAGCGCAACAAGGCATGGGTCTGATCGTCGACGGCGATGGTGCGCTGTTCGCTGCTGCCCACGGCAACCGGACGTTGGGCGTGCACAGTATGAGAGTCGGCACATACCGCGTCGATGTCGCCGAGCAGGTGACGGGCCAGCGCCAGCAAATGGCTGCCCAGGTCTGCCAGCGCGCCCCCTGCGTGGGCAGCTTCACAGCGCCATGACCAAGGCGTTGCTGGATCCCCCATGAAATCTTCGCTGAACTCTCCCTGAAAGCCGATGATTTCGCCCAGCTCGCCGTCTGCGATCATCTGTCGCGCCAGACCGATGATGGGGTTGTGCTGGTAGTTGTAACCCACCCGCGTGACCACACCCGCAGCTTGGGCGGCTCGACGCATTTCACTCGCTTGACCGAGGCTGATCGCCAGGGGTTTTTCGCAATACACCGCTTTGCCGGCTGCCAGTGCCGCCATGGCCATGGGGTAGTGCAAGTGATTCGGTGTGGTGATCGCCACCAGGTGCACGCCGGGATCGTTGATCAATGATTGCCAGTCACCGTGAGCATGAGCGAAGCCCCAGTCGTTGGCGCATCGCTCGGCACGTGCGGCATCAGCATCGGCCAGTGCAGCGAGATGCACCTGCACGGGCAGTTGAAACGCGGCGCTCACATTGCGAAAGGCCAAGGCATGGGCACGCCCCATGAAGCCAGTGCCGATCAGGCCAATGCCCAGTGTGGGCAGAGCAGATGAGGGTACATAAGATTCGCGCATGACAAAGTCCGGTTAGAGTTGTTGTGCGGAAAATATATTCTTAAATCATTTTTTATGGAATATATATTCTTTTAGTGAGTCGTAAAAAAACAGCCCGAAGGCTGTTTTTTTCACCCGTACAGGAGAATCAGGACAGGTAACCACCGTCCACATTCAACGAAACACCGGTGGTGTAGCTGGATGCATCACTGGCCAGGTACAGAACGGCGCCAGCCATTTCGCTGGGTGCGGCCACACGCTTGAGCGGGATCTGCTCCAGCGCCATGTTCAGGATCGCATCGTTTTTGACCAGGGCCGAGGCGAATTTGGTGTCTGTCAGACCTGGCAGCAGGGCGTTGCAACGAATACCGAACGGCGCGCACTCCTTTGCGAACACTTTAGTCATGTTGATCACGGCCGCCTTGGTCACCGAATAGATGCCTTGGAACACGCCTGGCGAAATGCCATTGATCGAAGCGACGTTGATGATGCTGCCGCCGCCGTTTTCGCGCATCAGTTTGCCGGCTTCAATGGACATGAAGAAGTAACCGCGAATGTTAACGTCGACGGTTTTCTGGAATGCGCTCAGGTCCGTGTCCAGTACATTGCAGAATTGTGGATTGGTTGCAGCGTTATTGATCAGAATGTCCAGACGACCGAACTGTTCGCGAATCTGCGCGAACGCGTTATGGATCTGTTCCATCTCGCCGATGTGGCAGGCAATTGCAGTAGCCTTGCCGCCGTCAGCGATGATCGCGTCCGCGACGTGTTGGCAGCCATCGATCTTGCGGCTGGAGACAATGACGTGCGCGCCTTGTTGAGCCAGTAGCTTGGCGATGGCTTCACCAATGCCGCGGCTGGCACCGGAAACGAAAGCGATTTTGCCGTCGAGGTCGAACAGTTGGGTCTTGGACATGTTTTCTTCCTTATTGTGTCGCAATCAAAGGCTGGATTTATCGATCACTTGCAGGCTCATCTGCTCCAGCAGCTTGTTCATCTGAATGAACTGCGCGAAGCGTTTGTCCTGGGTCTGACCATGAAAAAAACGGTAGTAGATTTGTTGCACGATACCGGCCAGGCGGAACAAGCCATAGGTGTAGTAGAAGTCAAAATTGTCGATCTGGATGCCGGAGCGTTCAGCGTAGTAATCGACGAACTGACGGCGGGTCAGCATGCCGGGCGCATGGCTAGGCTGGCGGCGCATCAGTTGTACCGGTGCCGGGTCGCTGGCTTCGATCCAATAGGCCAAGGTGTTGCCCAGGTCCATCAACGGGTCGCCAATCGTGGTGAGCTCCCAATCCAGAACGCCGATGATTTTCATCGGGTTGGTCGGGTCGAGAATCACATTGTCGAAGCGATAGTCGTTGTGCACGATGCTGGACACGGGGTGATCAGCCGGCATCTTTTCCGTGAGCCAGGCCCTGACCGTCTCCCAACTCGGCGCATCCGGGGTCAGCGCTTTTTCGTAACGGTCGCCCCAACCACCAATCTGGCGTTTCACATAACCTTCGGGCCTGCCAAGGTCCGCCAGGCCGCACGCGGTGTAGTCGACCTGATGCAACTCGACCAGCGTGTCGATAAAGTTTTTACACAGGGCTTCGGTCTGTTGGGCGTCGAAGTTCAGTTCAGGCGGTAGATCAGAGCGCAGAATGATGCCGTTGACCCGCTCCATGACATAGAACTCAGAGCCGATCAGTGACTCGTCAGTGCAATGCACGTAAGCCTTTGGGCAATACGGAAAGCCGACATTCAACTGATTGAGAATGCGGTATTCGCGGCCCATGTCGTGCGCAGACTTGGCTTTGTGGCCAAAAGGCGGACGCCTCAGGACGAACTCCTGGTCCGGGTATTGGATCAGGTACGTCAGGTTCGAAGCACCGCCCGGAAACTGGCTGATCTCAGGCGAGCCCCTCAGGCCGGGAATATGCGCCTTGAGGTAGGGGTCGATGAGGCTGGCG includes:
- a CDS encoding phosphotransferase family protein, whose protein sequence is MALTDQSTKIRSGEELDASLIDPYLKAHIPGLRGSPEISQFPGGASNLTYLIQYPDQEFVLRRPPFGHKAKSAHDMGREYRILNQLNVGFPYCPKAYVHCTDESLIGSEFYVMERVNGIILRSDLPPELNFDAQQTEALCKNFIDTLVELHQVDYTACGLADLGRPEGYVKRQIGGWGDRYEKALTPDAPSWETVRAWLTEKMPADHPVSSIVHNDYRFDNVILDPTNPMKIIGVLDWELTTIGDPLMDLGNTLAYWIEASDPAPVQLMRRQPSHAPGMLTRRQFVDYYAERSGIQIDNFDFYYTYGLFRLAGIVQQIYYRFFHGQTQDKRFAQFIQMNKLLEQMSLQVIDKSSL
- a CDS encoding Gfo/Idh/MocA family oxidoreductase produces the protein MRESYVPSSALPTLGIGLIGTGFMGRAHALAFRNVSAAFQLPVQVHLAALADADAARAERCANDWGFAHAHGDWQSLINDPGVHLVAITTPNHLHYPMAMAALAAGKAVYCEKPLAISLGQASEMRRAAQAAGVVTRVGYNYQHNPIIGLARQMIADGELGEIIGFQGEFSEDFMGDPATPWSWRCEAAHAGGALADLGSHLLALARHLLGDIDAVCADSHTVHAQRPVAVGSSEQRTIAVDDQTHALLRFANGARGTFSSSWLKHGYKNHLSFEISGTRGTLAFDQERLNELQVYRPGQDGFQRILAGPTLPGYAVFCPAPGHQLGYNELKTLEVHALIQAVCGHGNEGPDFEEAWQVERLAAAIRLAAAEQRWVRIDEL
- a CDS encoding SDR family oxidoreductase produces the protein MSKTQLFDLDGKIAFVSGASRGIGEAIAKLLAQQGAHVIVSSRKIDGCQHVADAIIADGGKATAIACHIGEMEQIHNAFAQIREQFGRLDILINNAATNPQFCNVLDTDLSAFQKTVDVNIRGYFFMSIEAGKLMRENGGGSIINVASINGISPGVFQGIYSVTKAAVINMTKVFAKECAPFGIRCNALLPGLTDTKFASALVKNDAILNMALEQIPLKRVAAPSEMAGAVLYLASDASSYTTGVSLNVDGGYLS